The following coding sequences are from one Saccharomyces eubayanus strain FM1318 chromosome VII, whole genome shotgun sequence window:
- the RRP46 gene encoding exosome non-catalytic core subunit RRP46, with translation MHFQAEVGVLGHVDGSSQFVSQDTKIVCSVTGPIEPKARQELPTQLALEVIIRPAKGVATTREKLLEDKLRAVLTPIINRYCYPRQLCQITCQILESGEDESEFSQRELSCCINAAFLALVDAGIAMNSMCASIPIAIMKDSNEIIDNPSAEQLKTSLSVHTLALEFVDGGKVVKNVLLLDSNGDFNEDQLFNILELGEQKCQGLVKNLRKIIQDQISPRLVV, from the coding sequence ATGCATTTCCAAGCAGAAGTAGGTGTCCTAGGCCATGTAGATGGTTCGTCTCAATTTGTATCACAAGATACTAAGATCGTTTGTTCTGTAACGGGCCCCATTGAACCAAAGGCAAGACAAGAACTACCCACACAGCTAGCATTAGAAGTAATCATACGTCCCGCGAAGGGTGTAGCTACTACCAGAGAGAAACTACTCGAAGATAAGCTACGTGCGGTACTGACCCCTATTATCAATCGTTATTGTTATCCAAGACAGCTTTGTCAAATAACTTGTCAAATCCTGGAATCCGGCGAAGACGAGTCAGAATTCTCCCAAAGAGAGCTAAGTTGTTGTATAAATGCTGCGTTCTTGGCTTTAGTCGATGCGGGAATCGCTATGAACAGCATGTGCGCAAGCATACCCATTGCTATCATGAAAGACTCAAATGAAATCATCGACAATCCTTCCGCTGAGCAATTGAAGACATCACTGTCAGTTCATACTTTAGCATTAGAGTTTGTTGACGGTGGTAAAGTGGTAAAAAATGTCCTTTTATTGGATAGTAATGGTGATTTCAACGAAGACCAGTTGTTTAACATACTGGAACTTGGTGAGCAAAAATGTCAAGGACTTGTTAAAAATCTCAGAAAGATAATACAAGACCAAATATCCCCCCGTTTAGTGGTATAG
- the TPC1 gene encoding thiamine transporter TPC1: protein MFKEEDSLRKGQNVAVWETLLAGAMSGLLARTVTAPMDTIKIRLQLTPANGMKPFGSQVLEVAKGMIKNEGIRAFWKGNIPGSLLYITYGAGQFSSYSFFNTCLEPFGLGARLHSLVVGALAGMTSSFLSYPFDVLRTRLVANNQMQSMTITREARDIWKLEGLPGFFKGSIASMATITVTASITFGIYETIKIYCDEKENTATAGTKWKLSALNHSAGTIGGVVAKISTFPLETIRRRMQFMNSKHLERFSKHSDVYGSYRGSGFARIGLQILKQEGVTSLYRGILVALSKTIPTTYVSFWGYETAIHYLRRC from the coding sequence ATGTTCAAGGAGGAGGACTCTTTAAGAAAGGGGCAGAATGTGGCCGTATGGGAAACTTTATTGGCAGGTGCCATGTCTGGGCTCCTAGCCCGGACTGTGACGGCTCCCATGGATACCATCAAGATCAGGTTGCAATTGACCCCGGCAAATGGGATGAAGCCCTTCGGGAGCCAAGTTCTGGAGGTGGCCAAGGGCATGATAAAGAACGAAGGCATCCGGGCCTTTTGGAAAGGAAATATACCCGGTTCATTGCTGTACATCACCTATGGAGCGGGACAGTTTAGTTCGTACTCGTTTTTTAACACATGCTTGGAACCGTTCGGGCTGGGGGCCCGGTTACACAGCCTTGTTGTTGGGGCCCTAGCCGGGATGACCAGCTCCTTTCTATCCTACCCGTTTGACGTGCTGCGCACTCGGCTAGTGGCCAACAACCAGATGCAGTCCATGACCATCACAAGAGAGGCGCGAGACATCTGGAAGCTGGAGGGCCTCCCCGGATTCTTCAAGGGCTCCATCGCGTCGATGGCCACCATCACGGTGACCGCATCGATAACATTCGGGATATACGAGACAATCAAGATATACTGCgacgaaaaggaaaacacGGCAACGGCAGGTACCAAATGGAAGCTGTCCGCTCTGAACCACAGCGCCGGTACCATTGGCGGGGTTGTCGCCAAGATCTCCACCTTCCCCTTGGAGACGATCCGCAGACGGATGCAGTTCATGAACTCGAAGCACCTGGAGAGGTTTTCGAAGCATTCCGATGTATACGGCTCCTACAGAGGGTCCGGCTTCGCAAGAATCGGCCTGCAGATACTGAAACAAGAGGGGGTAACCTCGCTCTACAGAGGCATCCTCGTAGCCCTCTCGAAGACAATACCCACCACTTACGTGAGTTTCTGGGGGTACGAAACGGCCATCCACTACCTGCGCCGATGCTAA